In a single window of the Methanobrevibacter sp. genome:
- a CDS encoding Ig-like domain-containing protein produces MNKRILLALLFALTAVLSVGAVSAGDVNVTDSYSTNLADDSSDVLTYGDDIADSSLNSLSHGADDLSGVSIESEKSNNLSTNSTSNYLRNGTSGSNSSSLENNSSQTIDVSKTVTSNDVTKYYKGSKQYQATFLDGKGNPLAKTNVKITVNGVTYTKMTNANGVASLAINLKPGTYEIISENPITGYKLINTIKVLSTITASDITKVYTDGRLFYATFLKSDGKPLANKNVKFKINGKTYTKKTNGKGVASLSMTSLKTGTYKIISYNVDGLTKTNTVKVIRKTSSKLITGTYTFLKSDKKVVKVTLHNGLGYAPGSGKVIKFTINGKTYSAKTNNAGVASLTLPYLKEGTYTVKYSFAGNTYYSASSASNKVYIIPSKTSKFTVKSGTTFGKGANSQFKVALTSGNVPLVKKTVTFTVNGVSYTKTTDSNGIVSLPISLNLGKYTITYKFKGDSKSNAVSGSSSITVKERSSTKLTWKSGNSFSQGAQTYKVLLQDNSGKALGGKVIKLTVNSKIYQATTASNGYATFNVNLAAGNYSVSFSYLANGDNSYAPSSGSANISVKKKAVTGYGYWVFGQNMKKVDLNKLASQGTTDLFLNFKAIETHGQSAVESWVGNAKKLGMRVHIWMQVFME; encoded by the coding sequence TTGAATAAACGAATATTGCTTGCTTTATTATTTGCATTGACTGCTGTATTGTCAGTTGGTGCAGTCTCAGCAGGTGATGTAAATGTTACAGATTCTTATTCTACGAACTTGGCAGATGACTCATCTGATGTTTTAACCTATGGGGATGATATTGCGGATTCATCACTGAATTCTCTGTCTCATGGTGCAGATGACTTGTCTGGTGTAAGTATTGAATCTGAAAAATCAAATAATTTATCAACTAACTCAACAAGTAATTATTTACGTAATGGTACTTCTGGAAGTAATTCGTCTTCCTTAGAAAACAATAGTTCTCAAACTATTGATGTATCTAAAACTGTTACTTCAAATGATGTTACTAAATATTATAAGGGAAGTAAGCAATACCAGGCAACATTTTTAGATGGAAAAGGTAATCCATTAGCCAAAACTAATGTTAAAATTACTGTTAATGGAGTTACTTACACTAAAATGACTAATGCAAATGGTGTTGCTTCTTTGGCAATTAATCTTAAACCTGGAACATATGAGATTATATCTGAAAATCCTATTACAGGTTATAAGCTTATTAATACAATTAAGGTTTTATCCACTATCACTGCAAGTGATATTACTAAAGTTTACACTGACGGAAGGCTGTTTTATGCAACATTCTTGAAAAGTGATGGTAAGCCTTTAGCTAATAAAAATGTTAAGTTTAAGATTAACGGAAAAACATACACTAAGAAAACTAATGGTAAAGGTGTTGCTAGTCTTTCAATGACCAGTCTCAAGACAGGTACATACAAAATCATTTCTTATAACGTTGACGGTTTAACAAAAACCAATACTGTTAAAGTAATCCGTAAGACTAGTTCTAAACTTATTACTGGCACTTATACTTTTCTTAAAAGTGATAAGAAGGTTGTTAAAGTTACATTGCATAACGGTTTAGGTTATGCTCCAGGCAGCGGTAAAGTAATTAAATTTACTATTAATGGTAAAACCTATTCTGCAAAGACTAATAATGCGGGGGTAGCTTCACTTACATTGCCTTATTTAAAGGAAGGCACTTACACAGTAAAATACAGTTTTGCCGGAAATACTTATTATTCAGCATCCAGTGCTTCTAATAAAGTATATATAATTCCTAGTAAAACATCTAAATTCACTGTTAAAAGCGGAACTACTTTTGGTAAAGGGGCTAATTCACAGTTTAAAGTTGCATTAACTTCAGGTAATGTTCCTTTAGTAAAAAAAACTGTTACTTTCACTGTTAATGGTGTGTCATATACTAAAACCACGGATAGTAACGGAATAGTTTCATTGCCTATTAGTTTAAATTTGGGTAAATACACTATAACCTATAAATTCAAAGGTGATTCCAAATCCAATGCAGTGTCTGGATCTTCATCCATTACTGTTAAGGAAAGGTCTTCTACTAAGCTTACTTGGAAAAGCGGAAATTCCTTCAGCCAGGGTGCACAAACTTACAAAGTTTTACTACAGGATAACTCCGGTAAGGCTTTAGGCGGTAAAGTAATTAAACTGACTGTTAATTCCAAAATCTATCAGGCTACTACAGCTTCAAACGGATATGCAACATTTAATGTAAATCTTGCAGCTGGAAATTATTCAGTTTCATTTAGTTATCTTGCAAATGGTGATAACAGTTATGCACCAAGCTCCGGAAGTGCAAATATTTCTGTTAAGAAAAAAGCAGTTACAGGATATGGATATTGGGTTTTCGGACAGAATATGAAAAAAGTTGACCTCAATAAGTTAGCTTCACAGGGGACTACTGATTTATTCTTAAACTTTAAAGCGATTGAAACTCATGGTCAGTCTGCGGTGGAATCATGGGTTGGTAATGCTAAAAAGTTAGGAATGAGGGTTCATATTTGGATGCAGGTATTTATGGAA